In one Apteryx mantelli isolate bAptMan1 chromosome 9, bAptMan1.hap1, whole genome shotgun sequence genomic region, the following are encoded:
- the NCBP2 gene encoding nuclear cap-binding protein subunit 2 yields MCSGGTLSILRSDSYADLSQYRDQHFRGTRYEQERLLRKSCTLYVGNLSFYTTEEQIHELFGKSGDVKKIIMGLDKVKKTACGFCFVEYYARGDAENAMRYINGTRLDDRIIRTDWDAGFKEGRQYGRGRSGGQVRDEYRQDYDAGRGGYGKTVQCQ; encoded by the exons atgtgctCGGGGGGGACGCTGAGCATCCTCCGCAGCGATTCGTACGCGGACCTCAGCCAGTACCGGGACCAGCACTTCCgg GGCACGCGGTACGAGCAGGAGCGGCTGCTGCGGAAGAGCTGCACGCTGTACGTGGGGAACCTCTCCTTCTACACCACGGAGGAGCAGATCCACGAGCTCTTCGGCAAGAGCGGCGACGTGAAGAAGATCATCATGGGGCTGGACAAAGTGAAGAAAACCGCCTGCGGCTTCTGCTTTGTGGA GTACTATGCAAGAGGAGATGCTGAAAACGCAATGCGATACATCAATGGAACCAGACTTGATGATAGGATCATAAGGACAGACTGGGATGCAGGATTTAAGGAGGGTAGACAGTATGGTCGTGGAAGATCAGGGGGCCAG GTCCGAGATGAATATCGGCAAGACTATGATGCAGGAAGAGGTGGCTATGGCAAAACTGTTCAGTGCCAGTGA
- the PIGZ gene encoding GPI mannosyltransferase 4, with the protein MAAAALWALWALLAALRVGWCLLPQAGYLHPDEFFQAPEVMAGDILNLQVYYPWEFLSSSPCRTVVFPLMTSGVTYWVIKCLQQLDVWSSCINSYTLLVSPRLFFTIFSFILDYSVYRLAPFWEADPWKALVLLAGSHVTLVFYTRTFTNTLEGLLFALLMVLVSSRRSDGSLAEPTSSHLIVIVTVAGFFNRPTFLAFALMPLLYWVGLNIDSQKSIKIVINHFLKLVPCACFTAIFFITADTLYFTSMGLDNLYSVEKNSLFDIIAQLNQKIVVTPLNFLRYNLNPHNLAEHGSHPRVTHFMVNGIMLFGILHILAIGAGCKMLKKCIYILPQVKSYYHGSSRILVHSEGNPILLSFYFVPLAFLSLFSHQEPRFLIPLILPLVLFSTSQNRAIKWKPVIIIFNVLGALLFGCLHQGGLIPCLFHLEQLMHSPESSNHPGHYILLFAHTYMPPRSLLNIKKRDTHIEVIDMAGSEEETLCQTVGQQTNNFTCNDCHFFVIIPGTVRATITKCGVSFKNETLIFPHLSMEDPPQISFLFSENWRSQLGLYILQLDRDQQSL; encoded by the exons atggcggcggcggcgctgtggGCGCTGTGGGCGCTGCTGGCGGCGCTGCGGGTGGGCTGGTGCCTGCTGCCGCAGGCCGGCTACCTCCACCCCGACGAGTTCTTCCAGGCGCCCGAGGTCATGGCAG GAGATATTTTAAACCTACAGGTCTATTATCCCTGGGAGTTCCTTTCCAGCTCTCCTTGCAGAACAGTTGTTTTTCCATTAATGACATCTGGAGTTACCTACTGGGTGATCAAGTGTTTGCAGCAGCTGGACGTATGGTCAAGTTGCATCAACAGCTACACCCTTCTTGTATCACCTCGTCTTTTCTTTACAATCTTTTCTTTCATACTTGACTATAGTGTATATCGATTAGCTCCTTTCTGGGAAGCAGATCCATGGAAAGCACTGGTACTTCTTGCTGGATCACATGTCACTCTGGTGTTTTATACAAGAACATTTACCAATACACTTGAAGGACTTCTGTTTGCTCTTCTGATGGTATTGGTTTCCTCAAGAAGGTCTGATGGCAGCTTAGCAGAGCCAACAAGTAGCCATCTTATAGTAATTGTAACAGTTGCTGGGTTTTTCAACAGGCCAACTTTTCTGGCATTTGCTCTAATGCCACTGCTTTACTGGGTGGGTTTAAATATTGACTCTCAAAAGAGCATTAAAATTGTCATAAACCACTTTTTGAAGCTTGTCCCATGTGCATGCtttactgctatttttttcataACGGCTGACACCCTGTATTTTACCTCTATGGGATTAGACAACCTCTACAGTGTTGAAAAGAACAGCCTATTTGATATAATAGCTCAATTAAATCAGAAAATAGTAGTAACCCCTTTAAATTTTCTCCGCTATAATCTTAATCCTCATAATCTTGCAGAGCATGGAAGTCACCCACGAGTTACACATTTTATGGTCAATGGAATAATGCTCTTTGGGATCCTACATATTCTGGCCATCGGTGCTGGTTGTAAGATGTTAAAGAAATGTATCTATATATTACCACAGGTCAAGTCATATTACCATGGGTCATCTAGGATATTAGTGCATTCTGAGGGCAACCCAATATTATTGTCGTTTTACTTTGTTCCTTTGGCATTTCTCTCCCTCTTCAGTCACCAAGAACCTCGGTTTCTCATTCCTCTCATCTTACCATTAGTCCTGTTCAGCACGTCACAGAATAGAGCTATAAAGTGGAAACCTGTCATTATTATTTTCAATGTTCTTGGGGCTTTGTTGTTTGGATGCTTACATCAGGGAGGACTGATACCATGCTTGTTTCACTTGGAGCAACTCATGCATTCTCCGGAGTCCTCAAACCATCCAGGACACTATATTCTACTCTTTGCTCACACCTACATGCCTCCTAGGTCTCTGCTCAATATCAAGAAAAGAGACACACATATAGAAGTAATTGATATGGCTGGGTCTGAAGAAGAAACCCTCTGCCAAACAGTAGGACAGCAAACAAACAATTTTACCTGCAATGATTGTCATTTTTTTGTTATAATCCCCGGTACAGTCAGAGCCACAATTACAAAATGTGGTGTCTCGTTCAAGAATGAGACTTTAATATTTCCACACTTATCAATGGAAGATCCACCACAAATATCCTTTCTATTTAGTGAAAATTGGAGAAGTCAGTTAGGACTATACATCCTCCAACTAGACAGAGATCAACAGAGTCTTTAG